TGAATACTCTACCTACGTACCAGTAATTATATCCACTAAACACGTGCGATATCTAGATTTAACATTTAACTCCAaatatttcttagaaaaaaacaaaaaaaatgttctttctttttattatttaaagaaattctAAACGTAATGTTTCTCTAGTTAAACCCATCAAACTAAAATGAGATAtacgtttttaaaataaaaacttagctttaaatattgattgatatataagagaatttaagataatattaatTTAGAGTGCCGTTGTCCTTATCTTTACCAttacaatattatatattatatattcatcatcatcatcaaaattaaatcttttcatGTGCTAGCTAGGCTAcattaaatttatctttcacTAGAGAACACGTATGTGGGCTACAATTAAATACTCTCCTCTTAAATGGGTCCTAGACAAGAAGTTGCCATGTGCATTATGATCACATATTGAGTTTCTGAATTCAGAAAGTTTATCTGCCGTCATAAAAGAGAACATAATTGTAGCCTCCATGACTGTCTCTGTACAAGTTTTCCTTCCCCTAGAGAGGGTCACCTCAGAGCTATATATAAATCTCACTACAAAACCCTATCTGTAGAGCAAAAACTCTTGCAATATTTCTCTCATATCATGGCATCCAACCCTTTTTCGAGCTGTCTAATCGATACGAGCTTTGATCTCGATGAGGCTCTAGCCCTGCCTGACAATTTAGGCCAACAAATCACGTATTCAAACTCTACCATTGTAGCTGATATGCCCACGGCACTCACTACAGGTGATGCTGTTTGCGCAGTTTGCATGGAGGGTTTCCAGTCAGGTATAGGCGGTAAAAAAGTCCCGTGTGGGCATGTCTACCATGAAGCTTGCATCTCCGCCTTGCTCTCCCACCGCCACTCTTGTCCTCTTTGCCGCTGTGGCATCTCCGGCCGGCTAGCTACTGGGcaataagaaaattttaatttggtcttGTCTTGGCTTATAAGACTTGCAGTTTTGAGATGATTTATATATGTTCTGCTAGCCTAATCTATAGCCATGCTTCCTTACTTTGATGGTAAGTATGGAATGTATTTTAGTGCctatttatgaattatttatttacattacaATCCGTTGGGGTTTCATTTTAAGTACCGTTGCTGCTGCTGTTCACTActacaaaacattaaattatcaACAGAATTTTGCATCGCTGATCATAAcaaatctagtaaaaaaaaatttcgtgctcttttttattttgtgctgAAAACTCCGTCTCCCAGAAAAATATTTACGGTTGAAAAAACTTCCACCGGAGATGCTGAGCGTAACCATCCTGTTTTCTGTCATGAAACTAAATATTACCTtccaaaataagaaaataataagtcACCTTGTttgtttggaaagtgattttttaaaaattatttttttatttttttatgtttttttgctattaaaaaaataaatcaattaaaatatttttaagtaaaaaaaaaaaattagcttgatttttagaaaaatatttttcttttgaaagataaattatattgaaattgcAAGTATGTGGTTGATTCTTGTATTCCCATTTACATATTAATATAGAGTTTGAATCTTATCTAAATATATAACTCTAATattatacaaatattaatataagatAATGAGATTTTATTGAAGCATAATACAAAATGAACTTTTCCTCTATTAATACCACGTAAATCCTAGCTAATCTTGTGATGTAGATCTTGTGTCCACCCAAGCTTTAATTAGTTAATCTATTGAGGACTCCCgttctaaatataattaagttttatggTTCTTTGTACATTCAAACTCTTCTTGGtggattattttttccttgattgATAATGACTCCTAATCGTCTGCTTCTTCAAACTTTTTGGTCGATCAAAATTCGTTTCAAGTGACCAATTCCAGTAAACTCGATtgatttcatcttctttttttttctttctttttgttgtgaACAAGCATTATTTTCACACATAAACTCGATAAATAATTAGAATAAAGATACTATAATAAGGAGAACAGGCATCCTACAAACGAAAAAGaccaacaaataaacaaaagtcTTACCAAAATAGCCACGGGCCTGAAGATATATGTGGTAATAAAGTTTTGAATGTTTGTGACAACAGTTTTCTTGGAAGATAAACATCGTTTTTAAGTTGTAGAAACACCCTCTCTCCATCCACAATATCATTCAAGGTAACCACAAAACAATACGCCTTCATAAAAACACTACATTCCTTCCTTGCAAACCCACCATCTACGTTGAAAACAAACCTCCGACCATACTTTGAACAACCCAAACCATTTCTTGCATTGCCTAGAAGCCTGGCCTGACAAATTAATGTGACCTTTATGTGTCCCCGTAAATTAGGTAATCATTGAGGACATTGAGATACAAAATAATCATATGCGTTGGCTCATAGAAATTATGCACGTGCAACAAGACCTTAAACCTCGTAAAACATCCACGACACCTAAATAGACAACatctaacatgatttttttctatatggAATTGGGGTTCCCAAGTGAAACAATCCTTACATAGTGAAGGCCGGTCTCGCTAACAAGTATTACCCcctaaaagaaattaaagttggAACAAATGTATACAAGCAAATCCCTCCGCTCAAAGCACTTGGAGAGAGAGAACTGTTCCATTACTTAATTAGTAATTATCGACTAGGGATCAACAAATGTTGTCAAGTTGAAGATATGTCTCAATTTTACAACGGTAATTTGTAATTCTATTAGTACATAACTATATTATTGTTAGCATTACGCTGtaggttaaattaaaattttcttttagatGTAAAATATATCCAAgtgttgttaatatattttttagcatagaaaaaaaaaattaaactatatggaGATTAATTCGATGTGGCCTGGTCGACTTGGAAGGTCCAAAGACATCTTGaatgaccaataaaaatatagtttgacaaaaaaaatcaagataatatttttcaaaaattattgaaattacaATATATTAGATCAATTCAGATCAACTCAAATAAACATTCCAAAACTGCTATCTAGATCATGAGACTctgataactttatagaaaataaatttaaaaaaaattattaaactcaattctcaatcaacctaatattaaaggataaaattaaaaaaaaaaaaaaaaacaattcaagtcAACCTAGATTAACCTACAAAACCTGAGTGAACTGCCTTAACATTTCAGAGTGAAATGCTGAGGGTTTTTTCAAATAAGTTAACAcagtaattaataatttatttttgttgctaccagttaaatataataaaataaaaaatgcacatGCACAAAAGGCCGAAGGACATATAAGGCTACAAGGTGGTTCATTATATTCCTAAAGCATACTACATAAAAATATACTACACTCTATAGAGCAACCTTATCACTAATTTAAGTTCATGGACCTATCTTAACCAACAGTGTATGTAGTGTACCAAAGCAATCCATGGATGGGATGATGGACGTAACCTGAATTAAGGAAAGccttcaaatttgatcattataAGCGAGTAACCGCAAGAAAAAGgccaaaaaaagaagcaattccTGAATGAGACAacctaaaaattttgaatttaaaaaatttaccaacAAAGGATGTAAgctataaaaatctatttataactTTAAACAAGCTTTAAGAAgttagaatatttatttttatgagataaTCAAATAGTTtagtatcatgaaaaatatgaatgagTATTGTGtttatatgtagatgatatattattaatagaaaacaacattattttaatcaagttagtAAAGATTTGGTTGTTCTAGAATTTCTTCATGAAATATATGAGAGAAGCAACATATATAGTGAGAATAAAGATATATAGAGATAGATAAAAAATGTTGCttagatttttcaaattcatgtaTATAGACAAGATGCTAAAACAATTTAGCATGGAAGGATCTAAAAGagaatacttattttttttgcataagaTACGTCTCTTCAAAGATATGTATCCTAAAACATAAATTGAGAGAGATAAGATAGAAATGATTTTATATACTTCTAATATAGAATCTATAATATATACAATGCATGTACAAAACCAAATGTATTTTATACTTTGAGCATAACGAGTAAATACTGATCTAATCTAGGTGAAGGTTactaaaagataattaaaaatattcttcagTACTCGAGAAAAATTAAGAATGTTTTAGTAGTTTATGAAGGAGATGAACTAGTAGTTCATAGTTATTTGAAAGTTAGTTTTcaattagatattaaaaataaaatatctagttAGATTATATTTTACTCTAAATAATGGTTTTGTAAGTTGGAAGagttccaaataaaaaatcaaagtagatTCTACAACTAAAGTTAAGTGCACCTATACGTTTGAAGAGACAAAAGAGGTTGTTTGGATCAAGAATTTCACCATTAAATTAGGTATGGTTCCTAGCATTAGTAATACAATAGCTCTATACTATGACAATAATGAAGCAAAGGAACCAGGTTCTCTTCAACTATTCAAAATATACTTTGACAATTCCATTTAAtaagagaatcataaaaataaaagatgtaaAGATGAAGCGAGTACCCactaaaaataatcttatagaTCGTCTTATTAAGTCATTATCCTAGTAAAGAAATTATTGTCAAGTAGAGCGATATAATATTTGATACATGAGTGATTGATTTTAATGTAAATAATAGATTGTTACTATATATGCCATTCAGCCAATTGGTTGGTTAtatatggttttgattttgttcatgtagaaatatttaatttttaataaaaacttatttatctttaatattcatcaaatatttaattaatgaatctagagtaaagataaagttattgggataaaacattattttacaaagaaaattatgaagttaTTATGATTATGGAatcaattatttgataaaataaaaaacatataatctttagataatatttatataaatcataaaCAACCTTGAGATGGATCTTggtattttcaaaagaaaataataataaatttattttctttattgtgtgtatatatatattttactagtTTTGGGGGGGAGGGGGAGGATGATGATCCTGATTAACTCATGAAAATGGTGGTGATGAAACCCGAGACAAAATTTCACATAACTTAGTGATAAGATAAATGATTAAGCACGTGTTAGGCTGTAACATACCGCATTCCTGACGTACAATACACCTATCAAATCTTATTACAACATCTCTAGTCTTAACTACAAAATCCCTTTGAGAGCAGATGGCGAGCATATCATAGGTCTTTCATCTTGATTCTTCAAAACGTAGAGCGTGCAAAGAGCTAAACCAGCGACTCTCCACGCAAAACCGCATTTTCCAACAGCTCCTTGCCTCTTGGCATGACTGTAAGTAACATGATACAGAGCCCTGGCCTCCTTAAAGATTTCCTCATCTCTTCGTTTGCTCAGGTTAAATTCCGCAGCTTCATACAAGATCTGTACGAGATGATGACAAGTCAGCGGAGTTGGAAGCAAGAGGTAGCATAGCAGCACCCACACTGTTTCAATAGGAAAGGATTAATAAagcatataagaaaataatatgctgacctccttgtatttttttatgacttcATTAGCCTCGTCGTTCTTCTCTTTACCAGGCTGGAGAGCATTGCACATGTCCGACCTGTATTGATCATAGAGTCGCTTCCACTTCACAAGGTACGGCTCGTGAACTTCACCGTCAAAGCAAGGGTGTTCCCAAACATCTAACAGATTGAAAAGGCAtcaataaaactcaatttaatggTAATATTtgtaaatgctaaaaaaaataaaaaaatcttcaaataatTTTCATGTCCTGAGAAACTTAACCACCACATGAGGTTCAGAGCTTCAATCTTTAGATTCATAAAACCCTCACCATTTGATGACAGATCCATGTCTTCATATGCTTTCACTTTATCGTAAATTCTTCCCAATATGGAAGTAGATCGATaagttatgtttttgtttttttccataaaatgaGGGAACAGCTCTGCCTTCAAAGCTTCTGGAACTTCAATCTGTTTAAAAGGAGGAAAAAGtcttgttgatttcaaaatattaataaattacttcaaattgaatatcatcaaagaaacCACCCCAAGCTTGATTCCTCAAGAATAATGCAAATTAGAATATCTTTATACATACACATAATCACCAAGAACATAAACTTTGTGACTTCTACACATCAAATCCCTTCAAATGGCTGAGTATTTGGtaatcttcattttatttgctCATTAGAAGAACAGCCATTCTGCATATATTCAGTGCTTTTTATTCCTCAACCAccgaaaaaaatttatagtaatttttCTGATTTAcatcaaaggaaaagaaataatcAAATGTGCTAAAATGTTTCCACTGTATTAACCACCACAAGTATACTTAATTTAACCAAATATCAATGTTTGGTCCAATATTTGTAGAGCTCAAGTGTCAGATGAAAAAACAACAGTCTTCAAAAACTCATCAACCATCTTTAATGCCACAACCCTAAATGCCATGTGCAGATTCCAGAGAATGAATATGCAATTGGAACTAAACAGTATTTTAAAGCACATGAAATTGGTAAAGCTGATCTTCATATTATATCAAGAAGCAGAAACTTAGAAGTTCAAAATGCTTGCAGATAAGGCATCAGGGAATTCGATCTTCTTTGCCATGTTCACAACAATATTGGGACAAGTGATCATCTTAAAGTAAATTTAACCCATAATTCATTTCATCCAGTTTAgaagaaataagaaaacttTAGTTAGTGTACATTTTGACAGCCAGGAAGGTTGGAAAACTAACCTTTCTTCCACCTTTCTTTGGAGCATCTAGAGCATCATAGTATATATCAATCAACCGATTGATATTTGCTTTCACACAAGCTATCTCTTCTGTGCAATCATTTCCCAATGTTAGAAGCCGATCCATCATTGCCAGCCAGCTATCCGCTGCCACCCCCACAGTGAAACTGAAAGCAGCCAAAAGCTTAGAAGCATTGAACTTAGTGATGAAGCTACATAACTAGAATAGATTACATGCCTTTATATTTCATACAAGTTTAGATCAAAAGGATCCATACCATAGAAATGACAGTTTTACGCTGGCTGTAAACCTACCCCAACCCTACTCTTTTATCCAGGCTTAGGAACGGGTACTCTAACCTAAGCTAGCATAGTAGATTTTCATCTTTCATACATGtatgaaaacaaattttcaaacCCCGGAGCAAAAAATGTTTGAGACTTGGACCTGTTCAAAGGGGTAAACAACCCATATAACTCAAGAAATAAGGTACAATTCAACATTACATCACTAATGTGATAttctatcaataaataaattcatatattgAGATTAGCGGGCACAAGTGTAGCATcctaattcaaaaaaaatttgtttttttctaatcaacACTAAAAACGAGAGAGACATGTGACGGACAAAAATGAAGCATTGTGGCTGGCTGGTTGCAGAAGATCATCATATTATGAAATCAAGTGTTTACCTTGGCTGAAACCTGGTCCtcaaaaatagtttgaaaagcTCAACCTCCAACTCCTCATCAGAGAATTCACTTGGTTTTCTGTTAGGCACATTAGGGGTTGAAGTAGAAGGTCTCCAAGGTTCCGTTTGTTTAAAGTTTTCCAGAAGCTGAAGAGATAACAGAGTGCAAATGATTAATTTTGGAAACTATACATATTCCACTCAATTAGGAACAGAACTTAAGAATTTATTTACACAAGACTAACTTTCAAAGACATACAAACAGTTCGCAGTTGATCACTGGTATGAGATAAAATTCAAGCACATGAAATGACATACACATGAAGGAGTCTCAAAGAGATGCACCATAAGGAGTGAAaggaaaatttatgaaaaaaggtTCCATCATCAGTAAACACGGTAGAATTAACAAAAGCAACAGTTTCTAGAGGTTTTATTTGCCAGGTGCCGGTAGCTTATCACTATAAAAGCAGTGAAGGTCTGTCACTTTAACAGACACTAGCTATAAATATTCCTCAGAGACGCTAGTAAGAAGTTAAAATGATgtggaaacaaaattttcatttaaaaaagctGTCTATGTCATAGTTGTTTCAATAGAAAATTGAGAGAATAGTCAAGAAACAAtgctctgaatttttttttctatttgcatgtcattttaaatttttacttgaaTAATATTCTCAAAAATTCTTCTACTCattaactcattaaaaaaaagagagagattttattatatttatataataaaaaatcaacattaatCAGATATGAAAAGACCAAACAGCAAAACAATCCTAGCATATCACATCCTTGTTCTTCATCTGTGAAACAATTGAAACTGAGAAAGCATCTTAGATGAGTTTTCCAAATTTGGTAACTTGAAAAAGAGATCCTATTAATAGCTTCAGTTTCTGCTACTGAATAGGTCCTAAAGGCTTGACGTCACTTGAAAGAGATGAAGAGAATAAACTACCAACTTGGTTTTTGAAAGCACTACCTGAATGAGATGATTACCCGAATGGGGTAACAAGATGTTCCAGAATAAAGGAATAACTAAACTTGCACAAATAAATGGAAATAAGAGAATGGCTGGAGAACCTGACTCCTAAAAACATCTCCCAAACACAcacaaagcaattttttttttttgtttccctcctaaatggaataaaataaataagtaaaagggATATTCTTCCAATATGCTTAGTTTCATCTAGAGACCGAGAAAATAACACTGACCTGAGGATTTCTTGACACAAAAAACATGTCACCATCAAAATCACCACCTGACATCTCATCTGCCAAAGACCGTGGTCCTTTGCATGGGAAAAATATACCATACTTCGCATTTCCAACAAAATCTTCCAACTCCCTTACATATGTAGCCTTTAAAATATGAATATCTCCAAAATGTAAGCCTGGATTCCGATAGACCAATACCTCCCCTGAAACCTGTCCACAATCTCTGCATGTTTTCCATCAAGAAAGAAAGCATCTCATAATTACATTGATAACTTCAATCCAAAATTGCAACTATGGGGGTGTGTGTAGGGGTAAACTGTGCACATACATAATAGCCAGGCATAGAACAAATCTTGTGACTTTCAAATCCGGCTAGTTAAATGCTAatgtgtatgtatatatttgtCACATTAATAGTAAAGAAACGTACAGTATTATGCAAACTTCATTGCTCTCCAAGAGTCCAGTTGGATCAGCTGTCCCCATCAAATAATATGATTCAGGCACAGGTATTTTTCCTCCTCTCAGactcttcttttcttccttcaTCAGTATTGACAACCGATGTTGCAAAAACGGTTCTTCTAGCGGAATCCCACAGCCAATCATTGTTGCAACAATGTTATCATCCATATCCCCATAATTAAGTGCAACTGATCAGTGCAAAGAAAAACTTTTGTTACAGTAACTTAATAGGAGTTGGAAAcattgagaataaaaaataaattaacacacaaatatagataaataaatcaatgaataaCCAACTCAACAGAGGAACACCAGAATAATCATTATAGACCACCTCCTGGGAAGATTAAAATAAGTCGTAAAAGAGTAAAatccatgaaaataaaataaagataataaagcATAAAAATCCTTTCTGAAATGGTCAGGCAAGGAACCacaaagaaatagcaaaacAGAAGAAGTTGATGTATAATCAATGGCATTGCTGACCAGTTTAATCTTCAAAGAAGAAACCAGAATCAGAAGGAAAACCTAAAACAAACACTTCTTATCAAGGAAACTACCTCGTAGAGCTGCATTTTTGTTTGAGAGAATGCCATGGGCATCTTCCAGAGCATTATTCAATATTCCCATAAAAAACTCTTCTGGAACACCACCATAGCTAAGAAGTGCAATTAAATTCTTTGAAAGGAACGTTTTCTTTGGTCGAAAGCTGCAAGATGGAAAGTAAGAAATGTCACCGCATTTTTCTTTCATTGGATAAATCATAGTTACTGGCAGAAAAAGCAGAGCATTGGGTTCTCTATATCAGTAAGTTTATTTATCAAGATACATCACAATGCTTCCAAGCCAGTCCAACTTGCTGgcagcttctttcaaacataaCTGCAAAAACTCATGTCCAACTACAGAACAGAATATCAAGTTTTGtaacttacaataaaaaaaatttgtattattatggTACTTCTGTTGTTCAGTTAGAAACCAAAACATACATACAAGCaggaaataaagaacaaaaatcataacTACCTGGTTCCAACTATCTCCAacgaattttttgaaaaagtatttGATAGTTTTGGATCCGTCTCAACCTTAATCATAGAACGCCTTACGTGCAGAGTATGATGAGTAAGCTacaaaaaaacatggaaataaTAATCAGATATcagaaacacaaacaaatcaagaaagaaattagCTAGATAGGAACCAGGTTATCCACAAACTCTGGCTGGGACCATCAATAACCACCAGTTATTGGATTTCAAAACTTTCTTCTTGAAGTAATGTGAATGATTTATTCATATGTCATGTCATAACAGAAAAATCTGGCCTAAAGGTCCACCAATTTCAATTCAAAGGTCATATCAACCCAAACTACATTGCTGATGCAGATAGAGTTGTATGCAATTTAGATCAGAAATGGAGGCAATAGTGGTGAGAAAGGAAAGTTTTGTGGCAGAAAATTGAAGTAGATCAAAGCATTCAAAAGGGGAGTGTGAATATAAATTGCATAATATTCAACTTTGCAATCATCATGTTCACAACCCCTCCAGCCTCAAAGGAAATTGTTCCATTCTGACAGCGATGGAACCATAATTGCTAGTTATTCAACCAAAAATTTATTGTCCCAAAGTAGATAAATAGATAGTATGTGATTTCATATGATGTACTTTCTTTTAGAAACTTCTGGTCACAGCTTCAGTTCACCTGCATATAGATTGTTTGGTTCAATTCCCTCTCCACCCCTAATAATCTTACATCAAAAGCCCTTACTTCTCCGAAACAAGAGAAATTACAATCACTCCTATGCATCAAACTAAAGATCCAATAATCTTCAAAGTTTTAGAAACCTTGAGATAGTACATCAACTGTATCAACATGTGAAAattctctaaaattttaaaatcatcattgTACCACACTGGCTTCAATGAACCTTAAATATAGACAAAAAAGTAATGTTTGGATCCTCTTGTGTTCCCAATGGAATATAACCAATCATGTTCCAAATGTCaccattaattttgaatttaatgatCTAGATTTggtgaagcaaaaaaaataataatcattttaacatgcattaaaataatgcccattcattttgaatttaatagttTAGATCTCACGAACATGACAAAACATGATGCAAAAGAACACGAGAGGATATCAATCCAAAAAATCAACTcattattatttcaatggaaTACAAAATTCCAAAACTATACCTTCTTATTCACAAGGAAAGTTCCCTTGACAGCTCTACCATTATTGAAGAGACGAAACTGGATCAGCAAAggcttgaaaaaagaaatgaaaagataattGATTCCAAGTCCTCAAATAAACAATAGAATTTTAAAACCAGAGAAACTAGCAATGACTGAGATGCACATACTGGATCCCCTCGAAGAGggtgttttttgcttttgtgtTGAGGTTGTGGTTGGTACAACCCATTTGTACACaaacctcaaccacaaaaagctattttttcttgctttttcttgtgttttaatGGGTCCCACACTCAAACCTCAACCTCAAcctcaaatacaaacacacacgaAATTATGAACACGTAATCTCTAGCagtgaagggaaaaaaacaaatgagccAAAACATGAGAAGTTCTGtttatccaaaaacaaaaaacatcaacatatGGATGGAAGAAAGCAGCAAAGAGGTAAAACATTGCCTCTATAAATTATATACTCACAAAAGAATCAGTATCAGTTCTtgggaaagggaaaaaaaaatagatgggaTAAATCATAAGTAAACATAATGCTATAAATCTGAGGAATGAGATTGAGCATACACATCATAAAAGGAAAATAGTGAACAAACATGTTAACATCTAAATTATTTAACCAACCCCCCTCTAGTGAGCTCCTACATGGTAGAAGCAATGAGATAGTTTTTATTCTCAATTATTTAGCGATTACTCATAATAATGTGAAAGTTCCACTGGTTAACCTTGTGTTGGAAGAACTATTCTTTGACAATGCCATGGATACCAGTGCGTGCATGCAACAAAAGGGTCAGGAAAAGGAAATTTTCAATGACTGGAAACAAGCTTCAATGAAAAATAGTTTGTGGAAAACATAAAGAGAagatattcatttattttgactcaaccattttctttctatttcttttcctAGAGTTAGAATTTTGATTATCAATGGATCATTTGTCAAACTTAAAGTGGGTGGTTACcatacacaaaacaaaacattaaattataaaaGCTAAAGTATGATCATCAAACATCTATGTTCATATTAATTTAGAGAAAATGATACTTGTCCTTCtttaaatagaatttacttAACATATTGCACAATGAAATCAAGCTCTTAA
The genomic region above belongs to Populus alba chromosome 12, ASM523922v2, whole genome shotgun sequence and contains:
- the LOC118030227 gene encoding probable RNA-dependent RNA polymerase 5, whose translation is MAEKNNDKNVPLPCAVEELIAKICTQQDRRPLETNTRSTLASLGEEVALNILRKISGLEIKQSFDGLVLCLAKQLSPNINASSSPPNIHSSLSSSPQQPQNRSPITDTRLLMNSQSDSGFQSPIPLKLEDSSIMDSQRQRGSESTTSQHLVALGELEFRKAFLILNYLGGKNLEEVVSADQIRGYKDLPMREFESKIWDAFGCRRDYKKEEDRVKYLDWDSGKAHIYHCHVDPDGRYRFKGPYLSKLRNVLQRTLGDDNILMVKFEEVKDERYYFAKYSSLDDYFAKYNKVLREGIHVGLRCYRFFVFKDGGKEEKKKDPTTSPVKCFFVRMESVASIDNQDHILCGKTVRQARSVFMHVNNLPSLSNYMARFSLILSKTMNLEVDLSFVDIKTIADEPCRDKDGNVVYGTDGKPLIHTDGTGFISYDLALKCPKNQVKGTCLQASNIEPLLIQFRLFNNGRAVKGTFLVNKKLTHHTLHVRRSMIKVETDPKLSNTFSKNSLEIVGTSFRPKKTFLSKNLIALLSYGGVPEEFFMGILNNALEDAHGILSNKNAALRVALNYGDMDDNIVATMIGCGIPLEEPFLQHRLSILMKEEKKSLRGGKIPVPESYYLMGTADPTGLLESNEVCIILDCGQVSGEVLVYRNPGLHFGDIHILKATYVRELEDFVGNAKYGIFFPCKGPRSLADEMSGGDFDGDMFFVSRNPQLLENFKQTEPWRPSTSTPNVPNRKPSEFSDEELEVELFKLFLRTRFQPSFTVGVAADSWLAMMDRLLTLGNDCTEEIACVKANINRLIDIYYDALDAPKKGGRKIEVPEALKAELFPHFMEKNKNITYRSTSILGRIYDKVKAYEDMDLSSNDVWEHPCFDGEVHEPYLVKWKRLYDQYRSDMCNALQPGKEKNDEANEVIKKYKEILYEAAEFNLSKRRDEEIFKEARALYHVTYSHAKRQGAVGKCGFAWRVAGLALCTLYVLKNQDERPMICSPSALKGIL